From the genome of Phytohabitans rumicis, one region includes:
- the coaE gene encoding dephospho-CoA kinase, producing MTLGATLVDSDLVAREVVAPGTEGLDAVVAAFPGVLGADGALDRVALGDRVFGDDGARRRLEAIVHPRVRARSIELVAAAGADAIVVNDVPLLVEVGLAPSYHIVIVVDAAEATRVGRLVRDRGMTEDQAHARIRAQADPARRRAAADVLLDNDADLDTLHARVDDLWLGRLVPYGENVRQQRVAHPGAPADPADYARIEARLGYVLGADARVADGVFEVTTDRPDLLGPAGFPPLPDGGGHGSADPGRPAHIVTGARRPA from the coding sequence GTGACGCTGGGCGCCACGCTTGTCGACTCGGATCTGGTGGCGCGGGAGGTCGTGGCGCCGGGGACCGAAGGGCTGGACGCCGTTGTTGCGGCGTTCCCGGGAGTGCTGGGAGCCGATGGCGCCCTTGATCGGGTGGCGCTCGGCGATCGGGTGTTCGGGGATGATGGGGCGCGGCGAAGGCTCGAAGCGATCGTGCATCCTCGCGTGCGTGCCCGGTCCATCGAGCTTGTCGCCGCGGCGGGGGCCGACGCGATCGTGGTGAACGACGTCCCCCTCCTCGTCGAGGTGGGACTCGCACCGTCGTACCATATTGTGATCGTCGTCGATGCGGCCGAAGCCACCCGCGTGGGCCGGCTGGTCCGCGACCGGGGAATGACCGAAGATCAGGCGCACGCGCGCATCCGCGCGCAGGCCGACCCGGCGCGGCGGCGGGCCGCCGCCGACGTGCTGCTGGACAACGACGCGGACCTCGACACGCTGCACGCCCGGGTCGACGACCTGTGGCTGGGGCGGCTCGTGCCGTACGGCGAGAACGTGCGCCAGCAGCGGGTGGCGCACCCCGGCGCGCCGGCGGACCCGGCCGACTACGCGCGGATCGAGGCCCGGCTGGGGTACGTCCTGGGCGCCGACGCCCGGGTGGCGGACGGCGTCTTCGAGGTGACCACCGACCGGCCGGACCTGCTCGGCCCGGCCGGGTTTCCGCCGCTGCCGGACGGCGGCGGGCACGGCAGCGCCGACCCGGGCCGCCCGGCGCACATCGTCACAGGGGCACGTCGCCCGGCTTGA
- the rpsA gene encoding 30S ribosomal protein S1: protein MTSSIEATSSANKVTVDDLGSEEAFLAAIDETIKYFNDGDIVEGTVVKVDRDEVLLDIGYKTEGVIPSRELSIKHDVDPAEVVSVGDHIEALVLQKEDKEGRLILSKKRAQYERAWGTIEKIKDEDGVVRGSVIEVVKGGLILDIGLRGFLPASLVEMRRVRDLQPYVGRELEAKIIELDKNRNNVVLSRRAWLEQTQSEVRTEFLNKLQKGQVRKGVVSSIVNFGAFVDLGGVDGLVHVSELSWKHIDHPSEVVEVGQEVEVEVLDVDLDRERVSLSLKATQEDPWRQFARTHAIQQIVPGKVTKLVPFGAFVRVDDGIEGLVHISELAERHVEIPEQVVQVGSDVMVKVIDIDLERRRISLSLKQANEGFVEGEEHFDPTQYGMAATYDNEGNYIYPEGFDPETGEWLEGFEKQREEWERQYAEARVRWEAHTKQVQSARAADADAAAAPPVAPSSSGGSSAPARQAPEEPAGTLATDEALAALREKLAGGK from the coding sequence ATGACGAGCAGCATCGAGGCCACCTCGAGCGCCAACAAGGTCACCGTCGACGACCTCGGATCCGAGGAAGCGTTCCTCGCCGCGATCGACGAGACCATCAAGTACTTCAATGACGGCGACATTGTCGAAGGCACCGTCGTCAAGGTCGATCGGGACGAGGTCCTGCTCGACATCGGCTACAAGACCGAGGGCGTCATCCCCTCGCGCGAGTTGTCGATCAAGCACGACGTGGACCCCGCTGAGGTGGTGTCGGTCGGTGACCACATCGAGGCCCTGGTTCTCCAGAAGGAGGACAAGGAGGGCCGCCTGATCCTCTCGAAGAAGCGTGCGCAGTACGAGCGCGCGTGGGGGACGATCGAGAAGATCAAGGACGAGGACGGCGTCGTCCGCGGCTCCGTCATCGAAGTGGTCAAGGGCGGCCTCATCCTCGACATCGGGCTGCGCGGCTTCCTGCCGGCGTCGCTGGTCGAGATGCGTCGGGTGCGCGATCTGCAGCCGTACGTGGGCCGCGAGCTCGAGGCGAAGATCATCGAGCTGGACAAGAACCGCAACAACGTGGTCCTGTCCCGCCGCGCGTGGCTGGAGCAGACGCAGTCCGAGGTGCGCACCGAGTTCCTCAACAAGCTGCAGAAGGGCCAGGTCCGCAAGGGCGTCGTGTCCTCGATCGTCAACTTCGGCGCGTTCGTCGACCTGGGCGGCGTGGACGGCCTGGTGCACGTTTCCGAGCTGTCCTGGAAGCACATCGACCACCCGTCCGAGGTCGTCGAGGTCGGCCAGGAGGTGGAGGTCGAGGTCCTCGACGTCGACCTGGACCGCGAGCGGGTCTCGCTGTCGCTGAAGGCGACGCAGGAGGACCCGTGGCGCCAGTTCGCCCGCACCCACGCGATCCAGCAGATCGTGCCGGGCAAGGTGACCAAGCTGGTGCCGTTCGGCGCGTTCGTGCGGGTCGACGACGGCATCGAGGGCCTGGTGCACATCTCCGAGCTGGCCGAGCGCCACGTGGAGATCCCGGAGCAGGTCGTGCAGGTGGGCTCCGACGTCATGGTCAAGGTCATCGACATCGACCTGGAGCGCCGGCGGATCTCGCTGTCGCTCAAGCAGGCCAACGAGGGCTTCGTCGAGGGCGAGGAGCACTTCGACCCGACCCAGTACGGCATGGCCGCGACGTACGACAACGAGGGCAACTACATCTACCCGGAGGGCTTCGACCCGGAGACGGGCGAGTGGCTCGAGGGCTTCGAGAAGCAGCGCGAGGAGTGGGAGCGGCAGTACGCCGAGGCCCGCGTGCGCTGGGAGGCCCACACCAAGCAGGTGCAGAGCGCTCGGGCGGCCGACGCGGACGCGGCGGCGGCTCCGCCGGTGGCTCCGTCGTCGTCCGGCGGCTCGTCGGCTCCTGCCCGCCAGGCGCCTGAGGAGCCGGCTGGGACTCTTGCCACTGACGAGGCTCTTGCTGCTCTGCGGGAGAAGTTGGCTGGCGGTAAGTAG
- a CDS encoding class I SAM-dependent methyltransferase: protein MCHTATVARVIDEDERVGRHPVTDAQTRRANRRWWDLDADNYQAEHGEFLGDVDFVWCPEGLREADARLLGDVAGRRILEVGCGAAAAARWLATQGAQVVAFDLSAGMLRHAAHAADTSGVRVPLVQADALALPFPDRSFDIACTAFGAIPFVDDSAAAMREVHRVLRPGGRWVFSVTHPMRWIFLDDPGERGLVAVHSYFDRSPYVEQDEAGVPTYVEQHRTLGDRVRELVAAGFVLRDLIEPEWPEDHEQLWGQWSPLRGRLFPGTAIYVAAKPAQPERSPGHRA, encoded by the coding sequence CTGTGTCATACCGCTACTGTGGCGCGCGTGATCGACGAGGACGAGCGGGTCGGCCGCCACCCGGTGACCGACGCCCAGACCCGCCGCGCCAACCGCCGCTGGTGGGACCTCGACGCCGACAACTACCAGGCCGAACACGGCGAGTTCCTCGGCGACGTAGACTTCGTGTGGTGCCCGGAGGGCCTGCGCGAGGCGGACGCCCGGCTGCTCGGCGACGTCGCCGGCCGGCGCATCCTCGAGGTCGGCTGCGGCGCCGCGGCCGCCGCCCGGTGGCTCGCCACCCAGGGCGCCCAGGTGGTCGCCTTCGACCTGTCCGCCGGCATGCTGCGGCACGCCGCGCACGCCGCCGACACTTCCGGGGTACGGGTGCCGCTCGTGCAGGCCGACGCGCTGGCGCTGCCGTTCCCCGACCGGTCGTTCGACATCGCGTGCACAGCGTTCGGGGCGATCCCGTTCGTCGACGACTCGGCCGCCGCGATGCGCGAGGTCCACCGGGTGCTCCGCCCCGGCGGCCGCTGGGTCTTCTCGGTCACCCACCCGATGCGCTGGATCTTCCTGGACGACCCGGGCGAGCGGGGCCTGGTCGCCGTGCACTCGTACTTCGACCGCAGCCCCTACGTCGAGCAGGACGAGGCGGGCGTCCCCACGTACGTCGAGCAGCACCGCACCCTCGGCGACCGGGTACGCGAGCTGGTGGCGGCCGGCTTCGTCCTGCGCGACCTGATCGAACCCGAGTGGCCCGAGGACCACGAGCAGCTCTGGGGCCAGTGGAGCCCCCTGCGCGGCCGCCTCTTCCCCGGCACCGCCATCTACGTCGCGGCGAAGCCCGCCCAGCCCGAACGAAGCCCGGGGCACCGGGCGTAG
- a CDS encoding GAF domain-containing protein yields the protein MGGAMNADRRMSLWSQVVEHAQGGPVTVAPVCATAVSAVGVDGAAVTVVLSTGPRELVYASDQVASEVDELALTLGEGPGVDTVTGGPALVADLTTPWCLARWPVFAPAATHAGARAVFALPLQVGAILVGVMGLYRAQPGGLDGGGGSPPAAGLRVRPRPAAA from the coding sequence ATGGGCGGCGCGATGAACGCCGATCGCAGGATGTCGCTGTGGAGCCAGGTCGTCGAACACGCCCAGGGCGGACCGGTCACGGTCGCACCCGTCTGCGCCACGGCGGTGTCGGCCGTCGGCGTGGACGGCGCCGCCGTCACTGTGGTGCTCAGCACCGGCCCACGCGAGCTGGTGTACGCCAGCGACCAGGTCGCCTCGGAGGTGGACGAGTTGGCCCTGACGCTCGGCGAGGGCCCGGGCGTGGACACCGTCACCGGCGGCCCGGCGCTGGTCGCCGACCTGACGACCCCGTGGTGCCTGGCCCGGTGGCCGGTGTTCGCGCCAGCGGCGACGCACGCCGGGGCACGTGCGGTGTTCGCGCTGCCCCTGCAGGTCGGCGCGATCCTGGTCGGCGTCATGGGCCTCTACCGCGCCCAGCCCGGTGGCCTGGACGGCGGCGGTGGCTCTCCTCCGGCTGCGGGCCTACGCGTACGCCCACGACCGGCGGCTGCGTGA
- a CDS encoding ANTAR domain-containing protein produces MQTALRSRVLIEQAKGVLAERLKLDMAEAFTLLRGDARNHNRRLSDLAQAIVDGTEQIPPATVANPPR; encoded by the coding sequence TTGCAAACCGCGTTGCGCAGCCGCGTCCTGATCGAGCAGGCCAAGGGCGTCCTGGCCGAACGCCTCAAGCTGGACATGGCCGAAGCCTTCACACTGCTGCGCGGCGACGCCCGCAACCACAACCGGCGCCTGTCCGACCTCGCTCAAGCCATCGTCGACGGCACCGAACAGATTCCGCCGGCGACGGTTGCCAACCCGCCCCGCTGA
- a CDS encoding BON domain-containing protein, which produces MTQTIHRSDNELHTNVTDELLYNPSIDAARLSVSTNSGVVTLSGEVDSLPERHAAKRSALRVWGVKAVTDDMVVVRDPGMSGAKDTDIAEAAKQMLNWAVDVPSDSVKADVRNHTLTLSGTVKWQYQREAAARAVMYLKGVTAVTNSISLTTTAPASEAKAAIEAAILRNAQLDSGKIIVNVNGGEVTLNGSVQSWAERRQAGYVAWAASGVTSVKNHLAITS; this is translated from the coding sequence ATGACACAGACGATCCATAGGAGCGACAACGAACTTCACACTAACGTCACCGACGAGCTGCTGTACAACCCCAGCATCGACGCCGCGCGGCTCAGCGTATCGACGAACAGCGGCGTCGTGACACTCTCCGGCGAGGTTGACAGCCTGCCCGAGCGCCATGCGGCGAAGCGATCGGCTCTGCGCGTGTGGGGCGTCAAGGCCGTCACCGATGACATGGTGGTGGTACGTGACCCGGGCATGTCCGGCGCGAAGGACACCGATATCGCCGAGGCAGCCAAGCAGATGCTCAACTGGGCGGTCGACGTGCCGTCGGACTCGGTCAAGGCCGACGTTCGCAATCACACTCTCACTCTGTCGGGGACCGTCAAGTGGCAGTACCAGCGCGAGGCTGCCGCCCGCGCGGTCATGTACCTCAAGGGCGTCACTGCGGTCACCAACAGCATCTCGCTGACCACGACCGCGCCGGCGTCCGAGGCGAAGGCCGCGATCGAGGCAGCGATCCTGCGCAACGCGCAGCTCGACTCCGGCAAGATCATCGTCAACGTCAACGGCGGAGAGGTCACCCTGAACGGTTCTGTCCAGTCGTGGGCCGAGCGCCGTCAGGCGGGCTACGTAGCGTGGGCGGCATCGGGCGTGACCAGCGTGAAGAACCACCTCGCCATCACTTCCTGA
- the polA gene encoding DNA polymerase I: MTESTPRLLLLDGHSLAYRAFFALPVENFSTQTGQPTNAVFGFTSMLINMLRDERPTHIIVSFDVSRQSFRTERYAEYKAGRAETPAPFQGQVSLVKEVLDALRIPVVEKPGYEADDVIGTLTKQGRAAGMEVVISTGDRDAFQLVDEHVTVLYPVRGVSEVWRMNPEAVEAKYFVPPSQYRDKAALVGEASDNLPGVPGVGDKTAAKWIKEYGGLDGIVANADKIKGKAGDNLRANLANVLRNYEINELVCDLELPLRPEDARWQGWDREAVHQVFDALEFRVLRERLYQYLDAVEPEAEAGFDLDGSVLAGGEVAAWLESYAPAGTPIGVAVAGRFGRGTGEVTGVALATGDGPAAWFDPAELDEADEAAVGAWLADAKRPKVIHDSKPALLGFLARGWKMHGTTRDTAIAAYLARPDQRTYDLTDLALRYLHRELRVDAPETGQLTFEGLGDDGQAVEQNLMLRARATLDLAEAIDAELSRDGELSARLMAEVELPLVEVLAEMERTGITADTDYLSDLESHFAAEVKAAAQAAYAVVGREFNLGSPKQLQEILFGELDLPKTKRIKSGYTTDADALQSLFAQTGHPLLEHLLRHRDVAKLKSTVDGLLKSVSDDGRIHTTYFQTVAATGRLSSTDPNLQNIPIRTQEGRRIRRAFVVGSGYECLMSADYSQIEMRIMADLSKDEALIDAFNSGADFHAATASSVFSIPLTEVTADHRRKIKAMNYGLAYGLSVYGLSQQLGIPTEEARALMDEYFERFGGVRDYLQAVVGQARQDGYTETILGRRRYLPDLISDNRQRREMAERMALNAPIQGSAADIIKVAMLHVDTALRGAGLRSRMLLQVHDELVFEVAPGEREALEALVRQEMGNAYPLSVPLEVSVGVGHDWNSADH; encoded by the coding sequence GTGACAGAGTCAACGCCGCGCCTGCTCCTGCTCGACGGGCACTCGCTCGCATACCGGGCGTTCTTCGCCCTGCCGGTGGAAAACTTCTCCACCCAGACGGGACAGCCGACCAACGCGGTCTTCGGGTTCACGTCGATGCTGATCAACATGCTGCGTGACGAGCGGCCCACGCACATCATCGTGTCGTTCGACGTGTCGCGGCAGTCGTTCCGCACCGAGCGGTACGCGGAGTACAAGGCCGGCCGCGCGGAGACGCCGGCGCCGTTCCAGGGGCAGGTGAGCCTGGTCAAGGAGGTGCTCGACGCGCTGCGGATCCCGGTGGTGGAAAAGCCGGGCTACGAGGCCGACGACGTGATCGGCACGCTGACCAAGCAGGGCCGCGCGGCCGGCATGGAGGTGGTGATCAGCACCGGCGACCGCGACGCGTTCCAGCTGGTCGACGAGCACGTGACCGTGCTCTACCCGGTGCGCGGCGTCTCCGAGGTCTGGCGGATGAACCCGGAGGCGGTCGAGGCGAAGTACTTCGTGCCGCCGTCGCAGTACCGCGACAAGGCGGCCCTGGTCGGCGAGGCCAGCGACAACCTGCCCGGCGTCCCCGGGGTGGGCGACAAGACCGCCGCCAAGTGGATCAAGGAGTACGGCGGGCTGGACGGCATCGTCGCCAACGCCGACAAGATCAAGGGCAAGGCCGGCGACAACCTGCGCGCCAACCTGGCCAACGTCCTGCGCAACTACGAGATCAACGAGCTCGTGTGCGACCTGGAGCTGCCGCTGCGCCCCGAGGACGCGCGCTGGCAGGGCTGGGACCGCGAGGCGGTGCACCAGGTCTTCGACGCGCTGGAGTTCCGGGTCCTGCGCGAGCGGCTCTACCAGTACCTCGACGCCGTCGAGCCGGAGGCCGAGGCCGGGTTCGACCTCGACGGGTCCGTCCTGGCCGGTGGCGAGGTCGCGGCCTGGCTGGAGTCGTACGCGCCGGCCGGCACGCCGATCGGCGTCGCCGTGGCCGGGCGGTTCGGCCGGGGCACGGGCGAGGTGACCGGCGTCGCGCTGGCCACGGGCGACGGTCCGGCCGCGTGGTTCGATCCGGCCGAGCTGGACGAGGCCGACGAGGCCGCGGTCGGCGCCTGGCTCGCCGACGCCAAGCGGCCCAAGGTGATCCACGACAGCAAGCCGGCGCTGCTCGGGTTCCTGGCCCGTGGCTGGAAGATGCACGGGACCACCCGCGACACCGCGATCGCGGCCTACCTGGCGCGACCCGACCAGCGCACGTACGACCTGACCGACCTGGCCCTGCGCTACCTGCACCGCGAGCTGCGGGTCGACGCGCCGGAGACCGGCCAGCTCACGTTCGAGGGGCTGGGCGACGACGGCCAGGCGGTCGAGCAAAACCTGATGCTCCGCGCCCGGGCCACCCTCGACCTGGCCGAGGCGATCGACGCCGAGCTGTCCCGCGACGGTGAGCTGTCCGCGCGGCTGATGGCCGAGGTCGAGCTGCCGCTGGTCGAGGTGCTCGCCGAGATGGAGCGCACCGGCATCACCGCCGACACCGATTACCTGTCCGACCTGGAGAGCCACTTCGCGGCCGAGGTGAAGGCGGCGGCTCAGGCGGCGTACGCGGTGGTGGGGCGCGAGTTCAACCTCGGCTCGCCCAAGCAGCTGCAGGAGATCCTGTTCGGCGAGCTGGACCTGCCGAAGACCAAGCGCATCAAGAGCGGCTACACGACCGACGCCGACGCGCTGCAGAGCCTGTTCGCGCAGACCGGGCACCCGCTGCTGGAGCACCTGCTGCGGCACCGCGACGTGGCCAAACTCAAGTCCACTGTGGATGGCCTGCTCAAGTCGGTGTCCGACGACGGGCGCATCCACACGACGTACTTCCAGACCGTCGCGGCCACCGGGCGCCTGTCGTCGACCGACCCCAACCTGCAGAACATCCCGATCCGTACGCAGGAGGGCCGGCGGATCCGGCGGGCGTTCGTGGTGGGCTCCGGCTACGAGTGCCTGATGAGCGCCGACTACAGCCAGATCGAGATGCGCATCATGGCCGACCTGTCCAAGGACGAGGCGCTGATCGACGCGTTCAACTCCGGCGCCGACTTCCACGCGGCGACGGCGTCGTCGGTGTTCAGCATCCCGCTGACGGAGGTCACCGCCGACCACCGCCGCAAGATCAAGGCGATGAACTACGGCCTGGCGTACGGGCTGTCGGTCTACGGGCTGTCCCAGCAGCTCGGCATCCCGACCGAAGAGGCGCGGGCGCTGATGGACGAGTACTTCGAGCGGTTCGGCGGGGTACGCGACTACCTGCAGGCGGTGGTGGGGCAGGCCCGGCAGGACGGCTACACGGAGACCATCCTCGGCCGCCGGCGCTACCTGCCCGACCTGATCAGCGACAACCGGCAGCGCCGGGAGATGGCCGAGCGGATGGCCCTCAACGCCCCGATCCAGGGGTCGGCCGCCGACATCATCAAGGTGGCGATGCTGCACGTCGACACCGCGCTGCGCGGCGCCGGGCTGCGCTCCCGGATGCTGCTCCAGGTGCACGACGAGCTGGTGTTCGAGGTGGCGCCGGGCGAGCGTGAGGCCCTCGAAGCGCTGGTACGCCAGGAGATGGGCAACGCGTACCCGCTGTCCGTGCCGCTGGAGGTCTCGGTCGGCGTCGGCCACGACTGGAACAGCGCCGACCACTAG
- a CDS encoding SAM-dependent methyltransferase has translation MDRPAWAPPEIDLERPSTARIYDYMLGGLHNFAIDRQMAEQVLAVAPQLRISAHANRGFLRRAVKFLAAAGIRQFLDLGSGIPTVGNVHEAAHRVAPDARVVYLDADPVAVAHSRALVEDDERVTVLQADIRDTDAILANPRLNATLDLSQPVAVLIVAVLHFVPDADDPAALVGRLRDAVVPGSYLAISQVGAPTRALTPQEQAVADMYTRANPVALRTGEQVARFFAGLELVEPGLVDPARWHADEDVDELMPSYAGVGRKP, from the coding sequence ATGGACCGGCCGGCGTGGGCGCCGCCCGAGATCGACCTGGAGCGGCCGAGCACCGCCCGGATCTACGACTACATGCTCGGCGGCCTGCACAACTTCGCGATCGACCGGCAGATGGCCGAGCAGGTGCTCGCCGTCGCCCCGCAGCTGCGGATCTCCGCGCACGCCAACCGGGGCTTCCTGCGCCGCGCGGTGAAGTTCCTCGCGGCGGCCGGCATCCGGCAGTTCCTGGATCTGGGTTCGGGCATCCCGACGGTCGGCAACGTGCACGAGGCGGCCCACCGGGTCGCGCCGGACGCCCGCGTGGTCTACCTCGACGCCGACCCGGTCGCCGTCGCGCACAGCCGGGCGCTGGTCGAGGACGACGAGCGGGTGACCGTGCTCCAGGCCGACATCCGCGACACCGACGCCATCCTCGCCAACCCGCGGCTCAACGCGACCCTCGACCTCAGCCAGCCGGTCGCGGTGCTGATCGTGGCCGTGCTGCACTTCGTCCCGGACGCGGACGACCCGGCGGCCCTCGTGGGCCGGCTGCGCGACGCGGTCGTGCCGGGCAGCTACCTGGCCATCTCCCAGGTGGGAGCGCCGACACGCGCGCTGACGCCGCAGGAGCAGGCCGTCGCCGACATGTACACGCGCGCCAACCCGGTCGCGCTGCGCACCGGCGAGCAGGTCGCCCGCTTCTTCGCCGGGCTGGAGCTGGTCGAGCCGGGCCTGGTCGACCCGGCCCGGTGGCACGCCGACGAGGATGTCGACGAGCTCATGCCGTCGTACGCGGGCGTGGGCCGCAAGCCCTGA
- a CDS encoding ABC transporter ATP-binding protein, which produces MLLEIENLTLLYGRIQALHGISLHVNEGEVVALIGANGAGKTTTMRAISGLRPVASGKITFDGHDITKTRADLRVIRGIGQAPEGRGIFPGMTVQENLEMGAYTRRDRSAISGDLAMVFDLFPRLKERERQAGGTLSGGEQQMLAVGRAMMTRPKLLLLDEPSMGLAPMLIQQIFEIITRINEQGTTVLLVEQNAQQALSRAHRGYVLETGRIVKEGSGQDLLHDPAVKEAYLGVA; this is translated from the coding sequence ATGCTGCTTGAGATCGAGAACCTGACCCTGCTGTACGGCCGCATCCAGGCCCTGCACGGCATCAGCCTGCATGTGAACGAGGGCGAGGTGGTGGCGCTCATCGGCGCGAACGGCGCCGGCAAGACCACCACCATGCGGGCGATCTCCGGGCTGCGTCCGGTGGCGTCCGGCAAGATCACGTTCGACGGCCACGACATCACCAAGACCCGCGCCGACCTGCGGGTGATCCGCGGCATCGGCCAGGCGCCCGAGGGCCGGGGCATCTTCCCCGGCATGACGGTGCAGGAAAACCTGGAGATGGGCGCGTACACCCGGCGGGACCGGTCGGCCATCAGCGGAGACCTGGCGATGGTCTTCGACCTCTTCCCGCGGCTCAAGGAGCGCGAACGCCAGGCCGGCGGCACGCTCTCCGGCGGTGAGCAGCAGATGCTGGCCGTCGGGCGGGCCATGATGACCCGGCCGAAGCTGCTGCTGCTGGACGAGCCGTCGATGGGTCTCGCGCCGATGCTGATCCAGCAGATCTTCGAGATCATCACGCGGATCAACGAGCAGGGCACGACCGTCCTGCTCGTGGAGCAGAACGCCCAGCAGGCGCTGTCCCGGGCACACCGGGGCTACGTGCTGGAGACCGGGCGGATCGTCAAGGAGGGCTCCGGTCAGGACCTCCTGCACGACCCGGCGGTCAAGGAGGCGTACCTGGGCGTCGCCTAG
- a CDS encoding ABC transporter ATP-binding protein, with product MTETETDTVTEPAAAREALLEVDHVTLRFGGVVALNDVDFTLYKGEILGLIGPNGAGKTTCFNAMTGVYTPTEGEIRFSGQKISGKARHKITQLGIARTFQNIRLFPEMTALENVMVGADAHHKTSVISALFRLPRFWREERTGRDRAHDLLRFVGVERPGELARNLSYGEQRRLEIARALATSPTLLCLDEPAAGFNPAEKDSLLKLIRKIRDTGVTVLLIEHDMRLVMGVTDRIVVLEFGKKIAEGLPIEVRDNPAVIAAYLGVPTDAA from the coding sequence ATGACCGAGACCGAGACGGACACCGTCACCGAGCCCGCGGCCGCCCGGGAGGCGCTGCTCGAGGTCGACCACGTCACCCTGCGGTTCGGCGGCGTGGTCGCGCTCAACGACGTCGACTTCACCCTGTACAAGGGCGAGATCCTCGGGCTCATCGGGCCCAACGGCGCCGGCAAGACCACCTGCTTCAACGCGATGACCGGGGTCTACACGCCGACCGAAGGGGAGATCCGCTTCAGCGGCCAGAAGATCAGCGGCAAGGCCCGACACAAGATCACCCAGCTGGGCATCGCCCGGACGTTCCAGAACATCCGGCTCTTCCCGGAGATGACCGCGCTGGAGAACGTGATGGTCGGCGCCGACGCGCACCACAAGACCAGCGTGATCTCGGCGCTGTTCCGGCTGCCGAGGTTCTGGCGGGAGGAGCGGACCGGGCGCGACCGCGCGCACGACCTGCTCCGGTTCGTCGGTGTCGAGCGGCCGGGCGAGTTGGCGCGCAACCTGTCGTACGGCGAGCAGCGGCGCCTGGAGATCGCGCGGGCGCTGGCGACCAGCCCGACCCTGCTCTGCCTGGACGAGCCGGCCGCCGGCTTCAACCCGGCGGAGAAGGACTCCCTCCTCAAGCTCATCCGCAAGATCCGCGACACCGGCGTCACGGTGCTGCTGATCGAGCACGACATGCGCCTGGTCATGGGGGTCACCGACCGGATCGTGGTGCTGGAGTTCGGCAAGAAGATCGCCGAGGGCCTGCCCATCGAGGTTCGGGACAACCCGGCCGTGATCGCCGCGTACCTGGGAGTGCCGACCGATGCTGCTTGA
- a CDS encoding branched-chain amino acid ABC transporter permease, producing MRTRWQNMPKQVRWVAMAALIIFLYLLPNKWFYVNLWYFRTMESDMATVLFDTAIFVLLAVGLNVVVGFAGLLDLGYFGFFAVGAYTVAILTSPESRFDIGWPWLLAVPAAIAVTMLSGVILGGPTLRLRGDYLAIVTLGFAEMIRLYAARNEGIANGQRGIPQIPHPVPQLKDSAGDPIFGVIDPRPYYWLTLTIIIFVILGMRNLSRSRVGRAWVSIREDEDAAQIMGVPTFKYKLWAFAIGAAVGGLSGALFAGKQNFINSDSFLLENSILVLAAVILGGAGNIAGAVVGAFITWYLPEWLRGIGGTLGLEVNIAEYRILIFGLVLIVMMIFRPQGILPSKRRAAEFADRRKEAAPTEASA from the coding sequence ATGCGTACCCGGTGGCAGAACATGCCGAAGCAGGTGCGCTGGGTGGCGATGGCCGCCCTGATCATCTTCCTCTACCTGCTGCCGAACAAGTGGTTCTACGTCAACCTGTGGTACTTCCGGACGATGGAATCGGACATGGCCACGGTCCTGTTCGACACCGCCATCTTCGTGCTCCTCGCCGTCGGGCTGAACGTGGTGGTCGGCTTCGCCGGCCTGCTCGACCTGGGGTATTTCGGCTTCTTCGCGGTCGGCGCGTACACCGTGGCGATCCTGACGTCGCCGGAGAGCCGGTTCGACATCGGCTGGCCGTGGCTGCTGGCGGTGCCCGCGGCCATCGCGGTCACCATGCTCTCGGGCGTCATCCTGGGCGGTCCGACGCTGCGATTGCGCGGCGACTATCTGGCGATCGTCACGCTCGGCTTCGCCGAGATGATCCGCCTGTACGCCGCCCGCAACGAGGGCATCGCGAACGGCCAGCGGGGCATCCCGCAGATCCCGCACCCGGTGCCGCAGTTGAAGGACAGCGCCGGTGACCCGATCTTCGGGGTGATCGACCCGCGGCCGTATTACTGGCTGACCCTTACGATCATCATCTTCGTGATCCTCGGCATGCGAAACCTCAGCCGCAGCCGGGTCGGCCGGGCCTGGGTGTCCATCCGGGAAGACGAGGACGCGGCGCAGATCATGGGCGTGCCCACGTTCAAGTACAAGCTGTGGGCGTTCGCGATCGGTGCGGCGGTCGGCGGCCTGTCCGGCGCGCTCTTCGCCGGAAAGCAGAACTTCATCAACTCCGACAGCTTCCTGCTGGAAAACTCGATCCTGGTGCTGGCGGCGGTCATCCTCGGCGGGGCGGGCAACATCGCCGGCGCGGTGGTGGGCGCGTTCATCACCTGGTACCTGCCGGAGTGGCTGCGGGGCATCGGCGGCACTCTCGGTCTGGAAGTCAACATCGCCGAGTACCGGATCCTGATCTTCGGTCTCGTGCTGATCGTGATGATGATCTTCCGGCCGCAGGGCATCCTGCCCAGCAAACGTCGGGCGGCGGAGTTCGCCGACCGGCGTAAGGAGGCCGCACCGACGGAGGCGAGCGCATGA